A single genomic interval of Aegicerativicinus sediminis harbors:
- a CDS encoding nuclear transport factor 2 family protein — protein sequence MKVTPSIEKEVLEVHSLWLHSYINGDVETYNSYFDDSFHFIGSTNNEEFLGRKEATDFFRVTADQLSGKTELRNETKIVESIGDLIFITHFFDAWFLNENEWNYYGRFRCSNALKETEEGWRFVYQHYSTPDAKTDEGETIGYDKINQENLELKEAVKRRTIELEEKNRALEIETSLEKVRSRTMAMQESKELLEVANVLLQQVTKLGGKIWGTGIGLCEDNSDTDKFLFANEKGILLPVEIPHTEDLVHKKNYKAWKNGTSSLIQSAGGKTLKKHYDYMLSLPETKPFFQTILDSGLQFPEWQQWNMARFSNGYLLIITLDPYNDIELLERFAKVFDQAYTRFLDLQKAEKQAREAQIEASLERVRAKSMAMHKTDELQDVVRTVAEELQRMGVVLDVGGAVICTYFENSKDVIHWTASDDPTHPSIPFFLPYFEDTLFEEAWESKLRGDTYFAKNFSFEVKNAWFRKAFEVSDYRQLPEDYKKLLLESESHAIAFAWAENSAIMIPNLEGKLPNEEEKDILIRFVRVFEQAYIRFLDLQKAEKQAKEAQIEAALERIRASAMAMHQTEELHQVLGVLFEQFDILGINPAWAHLTLVDLEKNSFTYRITGPQGKRHMAEQIVSLDARPEWQHAAEEFKSAKPNSVTDLHFPKSVLPQIWELFSETINSFPKGDGFNQDDFPNGLYSTQGYHKFGYIGFNHYRPATDEEKDIIARFAKEFGRLYQRYLDIKKAEAQAREAKIEASLERVRARAMAMHNTDELTDVLCVLFDQFDVLGINPILTHLTLMDEENETFSLRITTTAENRIVAEQKIDINAIDAWQNSFQNWKNSEPNAVDCIDYSPDQLPLLWELLREVMDALPEGHKIYPEDFPEGLYTTQGHFKFGYIGFNHVRRATDEEKSIIVRFAKEFGRTYQRFLELLKAEEQTREAQIEASLEKVRAKAMAMHSSADLSPAASVIFSELKRLGINTIRSGVGLLTRDSRKVALYSAAASEQGDNLPLVGWAMLENHRVLDEMYEKWLVNEDYFPILKGEDLKSYYKQIKSNFELPPEQEQDYEQYGYFICFTHGLFYGWSEQEFSDQEKNILKRFASVVDLTFKRFFDLQKAEEQARESQIQLSLERVRARSMAMQNSDELHDVLSLLFKQFDVLGIKPLNAFLSLFDIEQNTFTYRATGTSGSRMQTQQVVDMDSLDYWRELSKKWQNDKQDSIEVIFYQPEILEEVFELLDETFSAMPENERLTLADIPNGGYAVHGYCKFGYIGYNHLQPPTEEHKQILLKFANEFGQVYQRFLDIQKAEAQAREAQIEASLERVRSRSLAMHSTSEMQLVANEVLEQLLQLGLEIDGLAMSGVIANESDYDVWVGGSKTEKPLRISYNNKTKVQRDYNKIIKERPELFTNTYSGKSMKAYFKHLMANNEFNADLEEKMLNCSAFTTSLTFMKNSGMQIVRYTAEPFSDEYNTILKRFGKVFEQAYIRFLDLQKSEEQTREAQIEAALERVRSKAMAMHKSEELSDLSLELVNQVQKLGISSWFCAFNIYDDPIEGSLEWGSNGEGVFPRYRTPREGVFLKYFEAGKRGETLLINEIGEDKCPAHYEYLCSLPGVGDQLLEMKANGIPFPTSQIDHVAFFKYGYIIFITYDPVPESHDTFKRFAKVFEQSYTRFLDLQKSEEQAREADIQLGLERVRASSMAMQQSNDLESVASVLFKELDRLDQNINRCGIGIIDEESMTADVWSTMHTNNGLEVSISGKEPLNIHPLLEGAYKSWLNKEDFEFRLSAEEYSNYQKIVNAADFNLPKNKSSEKEQFYFATFFNSGGIYAFSDKSLPEETRQVIIRFNKAFGMSYQRFLDLQKSEKQAREARIDLAVERVRAKALAMNKSEEIMEVVAKLKDEVMGLEIPNVVAATIFLNEGKDKVRMWDLSTLEKDDNGYQIPFDISFKLKKKDPHLYVKRVWDNPKDYFIDKQDEKDFIRIVEWLKENNQDKIASEIEEYIENTQLKQLYHAVKRLNNGKLAIDLMDPPSDEMESILTKMGAAFDLAYKRFEDLDRAEKRAKEAQIEAALERVRARTMAMQHSEELAETAAVLFQQFKELGHRPERMNIGIIKESEDLIEFWSTEQGGKQIQKLFIASIHEPTTVNKVYKAWKNKEKTIEIDLTGKDLNKWLKYLTKDIGVPFSSESKPTRRIHSAAFFSEGLIIMSNPTEQDEESLKLLERFAAVFEQTYTRFLDLKRAEEQAREAQIEAALERVRAKTMAMHSSDGLLDVIQIIFEQLVHLNIPLNNVSFGTNIQDKELKFWIAAKGMPKPIFFEVPYINNPAPDRVREAQKKGLDFFADKLTPEENRIWLEHVFKHSDFQSVSKANKEYSLKSPGYARSTFILNSINLYVGNYYNQPYTNEENSIIRRFAKVFEQAYTRFIDLQKAEKQAKEAIKQAALDRIRGEIASMRTQKDLQQIIPIIWRELTTLGVPFFRCGVFIINGDNNEVEVYLSNPKGESLAAWTSKSEQIELFNEMVNSWRKNQIYKTEWTKNDFLNFTQTLMDQGLIEEPKKYMDKHEAPEHLALQLIPFKQGMLYIGSAEKVNDEQLALIEAIAHAFSIAYARYEDFIKLEDAKKKVDQTLDNLKAAQEQLIQSEKLASLGQLTAGIAHEIKNPLNFVNNFSEVSQELIDEVFEEIESLKDPEVKKDITEILKDVKDNLKKIHIHGTRADGIVKSMLQHSRSSEGKMEMHHFNNLVTEYVNLAYHGMRASKSPISVDIKLDLDDKVKELKVISEDLSRVIINVCNNGFDAMKEKLFLNSNSEFKPLLKIRTRDTQETVVLEIEDNGLGIPESIKDKILQPFFTTKKGTAGTGLGLSISHDIIKAHGGELRIDSETNKGTTFCILLPKKNSPTIGLKQ from the coding sequence ATGAAAGTAACTCCATCCATAGAAAAAGAAGTTTTAGAAGTGCATTCCTTATGGTTGCATAGCTACATCAATGGAGATGTTGAAACCTATAATTCCTATTTCGACGATAGCTTTCATTTTATAGGTTCAACCAATAATGAGGAGTTTTTAGGCCGAAAAGAGGCTACAGATTTTTTCAGGGTTACGGCGGATCAATTATCAGGCAAAACAGAGTTGAGAAATGAAACCAAAATAGTTGAAAGCATTGGTGACCTAATTTTTATCACCCACTTTTTCGATGCTTGGTTTTTAAATGAAAATGAATGGAACTACTACGGTCGATTTAGATGTTCAAATGCCTTAAAAGAGACTGAAGAAGGTTGGCGTTTTGTATACCAGCATTATTCAACACCAGATGCAAAAACGGATGAAGGTGAAACCATTGGTTACGATAAAATAAACCAAGAAAATCTTGAGTTAAAGGAAGCTGTTAAAAGACGGACCATTGAGTTAGAAGAGAAAAATAGAGCCTTAGAAATTGAAACCTCACTTGAAAAAGTTAGAAGCCGTACTATGGCTATGCAAGAAAGTAAAGAACTTTTAGAGGTAGCTAATGTATTACTCCAGCAAGTGACAAAACTTGGGGGAAAAATTTGGGGAACTGGTATTGGTTTGTGTGAGGATAATTCTGATACAGACAAATTCTTATTTGCCAATGAGAAAGGTATATTACTACCTGTTGAAATTCCTCACACCGAAGATTTAGTGCATAAAAAGAATTATAAAGCTTGGAAAAATGGCACATCTTCCCTAATACAATCGGCTGGCGGGAAAACTTTAAAAAAGCATTATGATTATATGCTATCCTTGCCAGAGACCAAACCCTTTTTCCAGACAATTTTAGATTCAGGCCTGCAATTTCCTGAATGGCAACAATGGAATATGGCTAGGTTCTCTAATGGTTATCTCCTTATTATTACACTCGACCCATATAACGACATTGAATTATTAGAACGCTTTGCCAAAGTCTTTGACCAAGCCTATACACGGTTCCTCGATCTCCAAAAAGCTGAAAAACAAGCAAGAGAAGCACAGATAGAAGCGTCATTGGAAAGGGTTAGGGCTAAATCTATGGCCATGCACAAAACAGATGAACTTCAAGATGTAGTGCGCACAGTAGCCGAAGAATTACAAAGAATGGGAGTAGTTTTAGATGTAGGGGGTGCCGTAATTTGCACTTATTTTGAAAATTCTAAAGACGTCATCCATTGGACGGCCTCCGATGACCCAACCCACCCATCGATACCTTTTTTTCTGCCATACTTTGAGGATACTCTTTTTGAAGAAGCATGGGAGTCAAAACTGCGTGGAGACACCTATTTTGCCAAAAACTTTTCTTTTGAAGTTAAAAATGCATGGTTCCGAAAAGCTTTCGAAGTTTCGGATTACAGACAATTACCCGAAGATTATAAAAAATTACTTCTAGAAAGTGAAAGTCATGCCATTGCATTTGCATGGGCGGAAAATTCGGCAATAATGATTCCTAATCTAGAAGGAAAATTACCCAATGAGGAAGAAAAAGATATTCTTATACGATTTGTCAGGGTTTTTGAACAAGCATACATTCGTTTTCTAGATCTACAAAAGGCTGAAAAACAAGCAAAAGAAGCACAAATTGAAGCCGCCTTGGAGCGCATTAGGGCTAGTGCCATGGCCATGCACCAAACAGAAGAGCTTCATCAGGTATTAGGTGTTTTATTTGAACAATTTGATATTTTAGGTATAAATCCTGCCTGGGCCCACTTAACTCTTGTAGATCTTGAGAAAAACTCCTTTACCTACCGAATTACTGGTCCTCAAGGAAAGCGTCATATGGCCGAACAAATAGTTTCTTTAGATGCAAGACCAGAATGGCAACATGCCGCTGAAGAATTTAAATCTGCTAAACCTAACAGTGTTACCGATTTACATTTTCCTAAATCTGTATTACCCCAAATTTGGGAATTATTCTCTGAAACCATTAATTCTTTTCCCAAAGGAGATGGTTTTAATCAGGATGATTTTCCAAATGGATTATATAGCACCCAAGGTTACCACAAATTTGGTTATATCGGTTTTAATCATTACAGACCGGCTACCGACGAAGAAAAGGATATCATCGCCAGGTTTGCAAAAGAATTCGGTCGTTTATACCAAAGGTACTTAGATATAAAAAAAGCAGAAGCTCAGGCTCGAGAAGCTAAAATTGAAGCCTCCTTAGAGAGGGTGCGGGCGCGGGCAATGGCTATGCATAATACAGATGAGCTAACAGATGTTTTATGTGTCCTTTTTGACCAGTTTGATGTATTAGGAATTAATCCTATTCTAACCCATTTAACACTAATGGATGAGGAGAATGAAACTTTTAGTCTAAGGATTACAACCACCGCTGAAAACCGCATTGTTGCAGAGCAAAAAATCGATATAAATGCTATAGACGCTTGGCAAAATTCGTTTCAAAATTGGAAAAATAGTGAACCTAATGCTGTTGATTGCATTGATTATAGTCCTGATCAATTGCCGTTGTTATGGGAACTTCTTCGGGAGGTAATGGATGCGTTACCTGAAGGGCATAAAATTTATCCAGAAGATTTCCCTGAGGGATTATACACTACCCAAGGTCATTTTAAATTCGGTTACATCGGGTTTAATCATGTACGGAGGGCCACCGATGAAGAAAAATCTATAATTGTTCGGTTCGCAAAAGAATTTGGCCGCACCTATCAACGCTTTTTGGAATTGCTAAAAGCAGAAGAACAAACAAGAGAAGCCCAGATAGAAGCTTCCTTGGAAAAAGTACGTGCAAAAGCAATGGCCATGCATAGCAGTGCGGATCTTTCTCCTGCAGCTAGCGTGATTTTCAGCGAATTAAAACGGCTTGGGATAAACACCATAAGAAGTGGGGTTGGTTTGCTTACTAGGGATTCTAGAAAGGTCGCATTATATTCTGCAGCAGCCTCTGAACAGGGAGATAATCTCCCGTTGGTTGGATGGGCTATGTTGGAAAACCACCGTGTCTTGGATGAGATGTATGAAAAATGGTTAGTAAACGAAGATTATTTCCCTATCCTTAAAGGCGAAGATTTAAAATCTTATTACAAACAGATAAAATCTAATTTCGAATTACCCCCGGAACAGGAGCAAGATTATGAACAATATGGATATTTTATTTGTTTCACCCATGGTTTGTTTTATGGTTGGTCTGAACAAGAATTTTCAGATCAAGAGAAAAATATTTTAAAGCGTTTTGCTTCTGTTGTTGACTTAACATTTAAACGCTTTTTCGACCTTCAAAAAGCAGAAGAACAAGCTAGAGAATCACAAATACAATTATCTCTAGAGCGCGTTAGGGCAAGGTCCATGGCCATGCAAAATTCGGATGAGTTACATGACGTTCTAAGCCTACTTTTTAAACAATTTGATGTTTTAGGTATTAAGCCTTTGAACGCATTTCTTAGCCTATTTGATATCGAACAAAACACCTTTACTTATCGTGCCACCGGTACGTCTGGCAGTAGAATGCAAACTCAACAAGTAGTTGATATGGATTCCTTGGATTATTGGAGGGAGCTGTCCAAAAAATGGCAGAATGACAAACAAGATTCCATTGAAGTTATTTTTTATCAACCTGAAATATTAGAAGAGGTTTTTGAACTATTAGATGAAACCTTTTCCGCCATGCCCGAAAATGAGCGACTGACCCTAGCGGATATTCCAAATGGTGGATATGCTGTCCATGGATATTGTAAGTTCGGATATATCGGTTATAATCACCTCCAACCACCAACCGAAGAACACAAACAAATCCTATTAAAATTTGCCAATGAATTTGGGCAGGTGTACCAACGATTTCTAGATATTCAAAAGGCAGAGGCTCAAGCACGCGAGGCCCAAATTGAGGCATCATTAGAAAGGGTAAGAAGTAGATCTTTGGCAATGCATAGTACATCTGAAATGCAGCTAGTAGCCAATGAAGTGTTGGAGCAACTATTACAATTAGGTCTTGAAATTGACGGCTTAGCAATGAGTGGTGTCATTGCTAATGAATCTGATTATGACGTTTGGGTTGGTGGTTCAAAAACAGAAAAACCTTTGCGTATTTCCTATAACAACAAAACTAAAGTTCAGCGGGATTATAATAAAATTATAAAGGAGCGACCAGAACTATTTACCAATACCTATTCGGGAAAATCCATGAAGGCCTATTTTAAACATCTTATGGCCAATAACGAATTTAATGCTGACCTTGAGGAAAAGATGTTAAACTGTTCCGCTTTTACAACTTCTTTAACCTTCATGAAAAATTCAGGTATGCAAATAGTCCGCTATACTGCGGAGCCATTTTCAGATGAATACAATACAATTTTAAAGAGGTTTGGTAAAGTATTTGAACAAGCCTATATCCGTTTCCTTGATCTTCAAAAATCAGAGGAACAAACACGTGAGGCCCAAATTGAAGCTGCCCTTGAAAGGGTTAGATCCAAAGCGATGGCCATGCACAAAAGTGAGGAATTATCCGATCTATCATTGGAATTAGTTAATCAGGTCCAAAAATTGGGGATTTCTTCTTGGTTCTGCGCCTTCAACATTTACGATGATCCTATTGAGGGTTCCTTAGAATGGGGCAGCAATGGTGAGGGAGTTTTTCCAAGGTACCGAACTCCAAGAGAAGGTGTTTTCCTAAAATATTTTGAAGCAGGTAAAAGAGGAGAAACCTTATTGATAAACGAAATTGGAGAAGATAAATGCCCGGCTCACTATGAATACCTTTGCTCCTTACCGGGAGTTGGAGATCAATTGTTGGAAATGAAGGCAAATGGTATCCCCTTCCCTACCTCACAAATTGATCATGTGGCGTTTTTTAAGTACGGTTATATCATTTTTATAACCTATGACCCAGTTCCAGAATCTCATGATACATTTAAACGCTTTGCAAAAGTTTTTGAACAAAGCTATACTCGATTCCTCGATCTTCAAAAATCGGAGGAACAAGCACGGGAGGCAGATATTCAATTAGGTCTTGAAAGAGTCAGGGCAAGTTCAATGGCCATGCAACAAAGTAATGATCTAGAATCTGTGGCCTCTGTGTTATTTAAGGAGTTAGATCGATTAGACCAAAACATTAACCGTTGTGGTATTGGCATTATCGATGAGGAATCCATGACAGCAGATGTTTGGTCTACAATGCATACCAATAACGGATTAGAAGTTTCTATATCGGGAAAAGAACCCTTAAATATTCATCCCTTATTGGAAGGGGCGTATAAGTCTTGGTTAAATAAGGAAGATTTTGAATTTAGATTATCTGCAGAGGAATATTCAAATTATCAAAAGATTGTAAATGCCGCTGATTTTAACCTTCCAAAAAATAAAAGTTCAGAAAAAGAACAGTTTTATTTTGCAACCTTCTTTAATTCTGGAGGAATTTATGCGTTTTCAGATAAGTCTCTCCCTGAAGAAACCCGACAGGTAATTATAAGATTCAATAAAGCCTTCGGTATGTCCTACCAACGCTTTCTTGACCTTCAAAAATCAGAAAAACAAGCAAGGGAGGCACGAATTGATCTAGCGGTTGAGCGAGTTCGTGCTAAGGCGCTGGCCATGAACAAATCTGAAGAAATCATGGAAGTCGTTGCCAAGCTTAAGGATGAAGTGATGGGTCTCGAAATCCCAAACGTGGTGGCAGCCACAATTTTTCTAAATGAAGGCAAGGATAAGGTGAGGATGTGGGACTTGTCAACCCTAGAGAAAGATGATAACGGTTATCAAATTCCGTTTGACATTTCCTTCAAACTAAAAAAGAAAGACCCTCATTTGTATGTAAAACGAGTATGGGATAATCCTAAAGATTATTTTATAGATAAACAGGATGAAAAAGATTTTATACGCATCGTTGAATGGTTAAAAGAAAACAACCAAGATAAAATTGCATCTGAGATTGAAGAATACATAGAAAATACACAATTAAAGCAACTATATCACGCTGTTAAGAGGCTGAATAATGGAAAATTGGCAATTGATTTAATGGATCCACCATCGGATGAAATGGAATCTATACTCACTAAAATGGGTGCGGCCTTCGATTTGGCTTACAAACGATTTGAAGATCTTGATAGAGCTGAAAAACGCGCAAAAGAGGCCCAAATTGAAGCAGCATTAGAACGGGTTAGAGCAAGAACCATGGCTATGCAACACAGTGAAGAACTTGCCGAAACAGCTGCTGTATTATTTCAGCAATTCAAGGAACTTGGCCATCGTCCTGAACGAATGAATATCGGGATAATAAAAGAAAGTGAGGATTTAATAGAATTTTGGTCTACGGAACAAGGGGGCAAACAAATACAAAAGCTATTTATTGCTTCTATCCATGAGCCAACAACAGTTAATAAGGTTTATAAGGCTTGGAAAAATAAAGAGAAAACTATTGAAATTGACCTTACTGGCAAAGACTTAAATAAATGGCTTAAATATTTAACAAAAGACATAGGGGTGCCTTTTAGTTCAGAATCGAAACCAACAAGAAGGATACATTCAGCGGCCTTCTTTTCTGAAGGGCTTATAATAATGTCCAACCCAACTGAACAAGATGAAGAATCCTTAAAATTATTAGAACGATTTGCCGCGGTTTTTGAACAAACATATACCAGGTTTCTAGACCTCAAACGTGCAGAAGAACAAGCAAGGGAAGCGCAAATAGAAGCAGCCTTGGAACGGGTTAGAGCTAAAACCATGGCCATGCATAGCAGCGATGGCTTACTGGATGTCATTCAAATAATATTTGAGCAATTAGTGCACTTGAATATTCCATTGAACAATGTAAGTTTTGGCACCAACATTCAAGATAAAGAATTAAAGTTTTGGATTGCGGCAAAAGGTATGCCTAAACCGATATTTTTTGAAGTTCCTTATATCAATAACCCTGCTCCAGATCGTGTTCGGGAAGCCCAGAAAAAAGGATTGGACTTTTTTGCAGATAAACTTACGCCAGAAGAAAACAGAATCTGGTTAGAGCATGTTTTTAAACATTCAGATTTTCAATCAGTATCAAAGGCAAACAAAGAATATAGTCTTAAAAGTCCCGGATATGCACGTTCAACCTTTATTCTTAATAGCATTAACCTTTATGTAGGCAATTATTACAATCAGCCATATACTAATGAAGAGAATAGTATTATAAGGAGATTTGCTAAAGTTTTTGAGCAAGCCTACACCCGTTTTATAGATCTCCAAAAGGCAGAGAAACAAGCAAAAGAGGCAATAAAACAGGCCGCCTTAGATAGAATTCGGGGTGAAATTGCCTCTATGCGGACACAAAAAGACTTACAACAAATAATACCCATCATATGGCGTGAATTAACCACCTTAGGTGTACCATTTTTTAGATGCGGTGTGTTTATAATTAATGGCGATAATAATGAGGTGGAGGTATACCTTTCAAATCCAAAAGGTGAAAGTTTGGCTGCCTGGACCTCCAAGTCTGAACAAATTGAATTATTCAATGAAATGGTTAATTCATGGAGAAAAAATCAGATTTATAAAACAGAATGGACTAAAAATGATTTTCTAAATTTTACCCAAACATTAATGGATCAGGGCCTTATTGAAGAACCCAAAAAATACATGGATAAGCACGAGGCACCTGAACACTTGGCCCTACAATTGATTCCTTTTAAGCAAGGCATGCTTTATATAGGAAGTGCCGAAAAGGTAAATGACGAACAATTAGCCTTGATAGAAGCTATTGCCCATGCATTCTCTATTGCCTATGCACGGTATGAGGATTTTATTAAACTAGAGGATGCCAAAAAGAAAGTTGACCAAACCTTAGATAATTTAAAAGCAGCCCAAGAACAATTAATACAGAGTGAAAAATTGGCAAGTTTGGGTCAATTAACTGCAGGTATTGCCCATGAAATAAAGAATCCTTTGAATTTCGTCAATAATTTTTCGGAAGTGAGCCAAGAACTTATTGATGAAGTTTTTGAAGAAATAGAAAGCCTAAAAGATCCTGAGGTAAAAAAAGATATTACTGAAATTTTGAAGGATGTAAAGGACAACCTCAAAAAAATACATATTCACGGAACTAGAGCTGACGGAATAGTTAAATCTATGTTGCAACACAGTAGATCCTCAGAAGGGAAGATGGAAATGCACCATTTTAACAACTTAGTTACAGAATATGTGAATTTAGCATACCATGGCATGAGGGCTAGTAAATCTCCCATTAGCGTAGACATCAAATTAGACTTGGATGACAAGGTGAAGGAATTGAAGGTGATTTCTGAAGATCTTTCGAGGGTAATTATCAATGTGTGTAATAATGGGTTTGATGCTATGAAGGAAAAACTATTTCTAAATTCGAATTCAGAATTTAAACCTTTATTAAAGATAAGAACTAGAGATACACAGGAAACTGTTGTTTTGGAAATTGAAGACAATGGGTTAGGAATTCCAGAATCCATAAAGGATAAAATCCTACAACCCTTCTTTACCACCAAAAAAGGCACAGCGGGTACCGGATTGGGTCTTTCAATAAGTCATGATATCATTAAAGCACATGGAGGAGAATTAAGAATTGACAGCGAGACTAATAAAGGAACTACATTTTGTATCTTATTACCTAAAAAAAATTCACCAACCATAGGCCTTAAACAATAA